GTCTGAGTCATTGTCTTCATGCTGATTCATGAGCCATTTGTAGCCTTCTAGTGATGTGTAGCTGGATGATAACTTGTAGCTGACTGAGTCTAGTTCATCCCATAATAAAGGGGGGGTCTCCTAACAAATTTAACAAGATTAATGATTTATGATTTAACCTCTTCAGAGATTTGTCGAGAGAATAGGAGGTTCCAAGTACCATCTTCAACCAAATCTGCCACTTTTGCATCTTTTTGAGAGGAAAATTTTTGTGAATGTCTGAAAAGGGAGTGTGAGATTTCCATGGATATTTTCAGAATTTTGTTGCACTTCCATCACCAATATGTACTTCTGCATTCCAATAAAACACTCCATTacctttgaaaagacgagggtacccaaatacaccataatctttttatttgatcacaacaTATTCAATCTTTAccatgtataaacctcttggagcaacaatcactcaaggaatatatcaacacagtgtccacttgaaatagggttagtccgaactggtataacacgtgaataattatatcatacaagtggagaaatccaatacacttatcgtctatggatatgaatcgAGACAATTCAatgacaaagtgttcacttgatatcCGAAACCttgtaagataaatatcaagtgcctagttagcgtacaagtgtaattactttaattataatataaaaataattataatgcggaaataaagtaaagcacacaccataattttgttaacgagaaaaactacaatcttgtagaaaaaccccgggacctagtccagatttgaatactcaatgatttaagacgctacaaaaagtaaacctgcaacttcgtgtagaaactactaagtaaactaagatcctagttactcagcttcagcagtattattgatttgataatatctagcagaaccgaagttctcaatagatatttaatacccaatatcctagcagaacatacGTTCTCTTTAGAAGTagatctagtatatcttcttaatgattcacaacaacttcttcttcaaatcttcagaatcttcaatcttcgatttaatcttcaaagtaacaatctgtaaaaacaaacttgattccttattgatttgtcgcacagaacggagtctgttaacaatggcaaatcaatgaatctatcttacgaaTCTAGAGagacttagatccgtagaaacgttgatctttgatctagtttgagtgagccttatatcagaatagaaggttctcaagaataaacaaaccaggtgcaatcaaagattcaccaaccgttagtcaatcaaatcaatcgaaaacaaaagataaactgtaattatctagtttcccaccaacggatcgcgctagagcttctcaatcccgaagaagactttaaattgagcggtcgtaagagatttcgtctaattaggttactctcctctccgaataggcggcttcacaagtaacagtacaacagaggaagtttactgtcacgaaggatagtttgatagaaaggaaaacttcaagtatttaaagACAAGGAAGTTtcaacaccaaggaatttccaaaaccgaaaatattctcaaagatattcaatatattccaaattcggtttccataattcctgagaatgctctgtccaaaatattgatcgaaaatctccttggaaaatttttaactagtaaatgcacattactaattcttattttccatatatataattaaaaaccttaatgaaaagattcttaacttatttaatttcgatcctgggatttttttccttttagttgttaaagaatatctttgaacaattaaagaaataaacattcatagcacgtgttcaaagtatgtcgacatctttccacattaaccaaatatattttcggcatctctaatatttctagaaaaATAGATAATTCGAAAAGATATTCTTGGATAATTTTTTGccgattgcacatgttcataggattggttcccccttgttgcacatgtccataggatcggttccccatatatttatggtatctaacttgtatgtgttgcacatgtccataggatcggttcccctttgcctaaaaacgtgtttcacatgttcatagcatcagttcccctttgttgcacctcatacaaggattgattcccctttgtgatttgTTACacttcttactaggatcggttaccctttacccagagttggtcatacacaaatcacaaactcgatcataccatctcaggtgattacttaagatcggtttcactaataaaagtcataccaatacataagtcaggcctttgtgaatagttttaccaagaacacaaacaagtcgtgaggggttatactaaatcacacatattggatgttcacaagatatgcaatgaataacaatccaaataactcctggcgatttccttttcgattcacaaacaagtttatgaacttacttccttagaacacatgtaaaacatttttccctgggatgaaatccttaccttatactcatacataaccacaatatcattcaaccgattatgttgatgtcttatctataaagtttaatggttaagcaataaacctcgtattgtgttccttaatactatgtctaactagagtgtaatcatgctttgcagttttgttttcaatatacacggacttgaaagacacaagatagatattgaacaagtcaagtcatagttactaacctcaagctgaaggatgatgtctttgttgtcttcaatacATCTTCATATCTtggtgagtaactggagcacaatactttTATCATTTCTAGTCTATCTTATCGAAGTTGACAGTAGTTTACAtaatagcgactcgagttttgtaactaaatatgacaaccaaacttgacatactaatggcttggtgggttcaaccgagcagtgctctagcaaCCTTTCGCAATACCTTTCCAGAACCCTCTTCCATAAGTGGATTtataacttttggggaaaatatcTTCTTCATCAGTTTCAGTTTTGCGTTGAATGATTTTTCTCCACAGGGCCTCATTTTCTTGAGTGTATCTCCAGCTCCATTTAGCAATCAGTGCCTTGTTGGCATCTCTAAGATTTCTTATTTCTAGACCACCAAGTCTTTTTGGTTTACAAGCTCTGTCCCATCCAATCCAGCATATTTTTGTTTTATCTGATGTAACTCCCCATAAGAAATCTCTCATGAGTTTTATCATTCTCTTTTCAATTGACACTGGCATCTCAATGAGGGACATGAAGTAAACTGGCAAGCTTGCAAGTGCATTGTTTATCAACTCAATTCTTCTAGCCTTTGATAAAAATCTTTTCTTCCATTTTGCTAGTTTTGCTTGAAATTTGTCTATTATGCACTCCCATATACTGGTTTTCTTCCTGCTGGCTCCAAGTGCCATACCCAAGTATTTGAAGGGTAGACATTCAACTCTACAGTTCAGTATTTTAGCTAAATCCCGAATTTTGTTATCAGCACCAATGCTTATCATTGTGCTTTTCTCCAGATTTACTTTATGCCCTGTTATAGCCTCATAGATTTGCAGAATCATGAGAAGATTTGCAGCTTCTTCTTGTTTTACTTCCAAGATTTACTTATACATCCactttttttgtaaaatctaagtgaTCGATTGACACAAAAAAGATTGGATTTCTTTTTGGTATAGTCACTTCTTTTTGGTCGTGTGTTCCTAAAAAACCGAAAATGCCCCTCTTATAGCTAGAATTTTTGTCAAACTGAAACGGGGAGAAAGTACCATTTTTTTTGAAACGAGGAGAAAGTATCAATTTTCTGAAACGGGTCGAAAGcatcacttttttctgaaacaaggcgaaagtatcacttctACTGAAAcgaggcgaaagtatcactttttcggAAACGGGACAAAAAAAGTCGCGGATAAACCCCACCTTCAAattcttcttcggtcggcccttcCCACAGTGGCAATGGTTGTACTAGTAataagataatcatcaaatcccaaaaattcttctttcttttttagggtttatatgttttctcccGTGCGATAACATATAAATCACTTATTTTTTTCggggattcaacctcgttaaattctcatctctttacttttctaGTTTGTGTTATTTGCAATATTTTAAGTACATTGTATAACTGTGCAAATCGCTTCCGTACGGCTGTAGAGCAACAAATCTTCCCAACACCTTTTACCGTCCTACCAATTCACTAGAACGGTATGGTCTCTAATCCTCCCCAGCCACATCCCTTGGAATCCACCACAATCACTTCTCCACCTCGCTCAATCTTGGTCATTTAAAGACATTACTGGTCCGACAAAAGAAATTTGGGACATGGCTATTATATAGGGTATCTGGAACGAGCGAAACAATCGAATCTTCCAAGAAAAGTATCTTTCTGATATTCAAATCAGTGTGGAGGTCAAAGCATTGATCTTGACATGGAGCTCTGCCTTCAAAAGGAATTTCAACTTCAGGCTTGATGAGTGCATATTTTCTTGGGAAAGCATTATTTGAATTCAAAACATACAGTACACATTtcctcaatcaaaaaaaaaaaaaaaaaattggagaagaaaaaaCTGAAATTTACTTCTGATATAGAAATCAAAGACAACAAAATAAAGGATGACGAAAAGTAAATCCATATCCGACTCCGAGATCATCAATTCCTTCTCTTGAGCAGGCATCACGTCGATCACTTCGATCTCCATATGGATGAAGAGAGATTATTAAGGAATGAATGGatattttcctctttttttctcaTTAAAAGTCGACTAATTTCCTGAAATCTGATAGTAGACAGTTAAAGTCGGGATGCGTGGTACAGAGGATCCGGAGCCATTAGGGTATTGCCGTATTAGGAAATACACGTTTTGAGCTAGGAATAGAAATTTTATGCGACTTCTAATACTTCTACTAGTTCGAGACCTATAAATAAGAGACCATGACATTGTTTTGACACACAAATATTTCACAGTAAACCAAACAACATTATTCACAAATATCTaagtttttttcttcagattcTTTTCTGTTCTGGGTTTCACCATGGTTAATTCACTTAGACCTGTTCTGTTTCTAACTCTTTTAGTTTCATTATTCATCTCAATTTCCGCTCAAACTTGTACAACATATGTGTTTCCAAGAGATAATAATCAAGTCAATACTGATTTCACTTCTTGTAATGATTTACCATTCTTGAATTCAATTATTCACTGGAAATATGATTCATCAACTGGGAGATTAAACCTCGCGTATCGACATACAGATATCGATTCAGATAGATGGATAGCTTGGGCTATTAATCCAACTGGAATAGGAATGGTAGGATGTCAAGCCCTTGTTGCATATCAAAAAGATGGGCAAATGCTTGCTTATACATCTCCGATCCCGTCCTATCGAACATCTCTAGCCCAAGGAGACTTATCTTTTAAAGTTTCTGCTTTGAGTTCAAGCTTTCGGAATAGGGAGATGACAATATTTGCAACTATACAACTGCCGATTAATACTAGTGTTATTAATCATGTTTGGCAAGAAGGTCCGGTTGTTAATGGTAAACCTGGTATGCATGCCATGACTGCGGCTAATAGACAATCTATAGGTTCTTTGGATTTGCTCTCTGGAAATCAATCTAAATCTTCCGGTGGTGGTGTCGCTGTTGATTCAAGAACGAAACTCAAGAAcgtaagtcttttttttttttttttttacatgaaaTTTTCACTGCAAAGATAGGAGGAGTCTAACAACAATCTACTGTGTTGGGATTGAAAATTTCAGGTTCATGGAGTATTAAATGTTGTTGCTTGGGGAATTATGATGCCTGTTGGAGCCATTGCTGCAAGGTATTTGAAGGTATTCAATTCAATGGGCGCAGCATGGTTTTACATACACATTACTACCCAAACTTCTGCTTACATTGTGGGAATTGCTGGATGGGCAACCGGTCTCGTGCTCGGTAGTAAATCTCCAGGCATTCAACTTAATGCCCACAAAAACATTGGGATTACTTTATTCGTTCTCGCCACACTTCAGGTATTTTAATTAGTTACTGCATGTATTATATTCTTCCGAGAAGATCAAGTGATAATTTGACTAACTATGAGAATTTGGAATTATTTGTGTACAGGTTTTTGCTTTGGGTTTGAGGCCGAAGCCTGATCACAAATATCGATTCTACTGGAATATCTATCACCGTTTGACTGGATACGTAGTTATAGTACTCAGCGTCGTTAACATATTCAAAGGTTTTGATATTTTGGAGCCTGAGAAGAAATGGAAGAATCTATACATAGGCGCGCTTATAGGTTTGGCTGTTGTTGCGGTTCTGTTAGAAGCTTTTACATGGTACGTAGTTTTGAAGAGGAAGAAAGCTGCAGGGAAATCTAATCATGAATCAAATGGTCACACTGGTGCTATTAATGGAAACACATTCGGTGGTTCAACTGAATCGGTTGTGTAAATGGAGATGGGTGCAACATCATGTAGACGATTCTGACTTATTTATGAACGTGCTTATTATGTATTAGCATCCGTACTCCGATTATGTATTTGTTTTGAAACTAGTATGACTTGTACGGGTGGGATATGACCAGTTTTCCATACCGAGCTTAAACTTAAATTTTAAACATTTTCTCCGGCCCAACTTAGAATGAGTAGTAGAAGAATATAATTATTGGGCTTTTAGGCTTGGCTTAGGCTAGGGAAAGTTAGGTTTCACAACCGTTGTAGACTTGTAGTACCTTCTTTGGAATATGAAACCCAGTAGTC
Above is a genomic segment from Papaver somniferum cultivar HN1 chromosome 10, ASM357369v1, whole genome shotgun sequence containing:
- the LOC113316601 gene encoding cytochrome b561 and DOMON domain-containing protein At5g47530-like, with product MVNSLRPVLFLTLLVSLFISISAQTCTTYVFPRDNNQVNTDFTSCNDLPFLNSIIHWKYDSSTGRLNLAYRHTDIDSDRWIAWAINPTGIGMVGCQALVAYQKDGQMLAYTSPIPSYRTSLAQGDLSFKVSALSSSFRNREMTIFATIQLPINTSVINHVWQEGPVVNGKPGMHAMTAANRQSIGSLDLLSGNQSKSSGGGVAVDSRTKLKNVHGVLNVVAWGIMMPVGAIAARYLKVFNSMGAAWFYIHITTQTSAYIVGIAGWATGLVLGSKSPGIQLNAHKNIGITLFVLATLQVFALGLRPKPDHKYRFYWNIYHRLTGYVVIVLSVVNIFKGFDILEPEKKWKNLYIGALIGLAVVAVLLEAFTWYVVLKRKKAAGKSNHESNGHTGAINGNTFGGSTESVV